A stretch of the Ensifer sp. PDNC004 genome encodes the following:
- a CDS encoding MFS transporter, with protein MTAYSEKAGRFVALLLIAGSGVVTIAKGMSLTFLAIRLQRDFGLNPASIGALIGVGPLLGAIVSPFAGTLSDRIGRKAVLTVALFMAGLALAGLGLAQSIAAFALAHIVSAVAAAVFEPVARALMSDAAPEHLRLKVFSWRYLAINAGWAIGPLIGVWVGAAYVTLFVIAGVIHAAFGLVILLTVPEASSRQAIEAERTSGSAGGWRGLVAALRDRRLVFFVVGGTLLLAVHGQWSVTLSQYLNTGFEDGVTLFALLVSTNAVTVLVASTPARFVIERIGALHALSLGSLLFLIGEIGFAASSGMEMLVASMILFTIGEVLVVPSEYVLVDGISNAGNRGTYFGAHSLSTFGNFLGPLTGGLALGAVGGAGMFLLFGAFAAAGALLFAIGHSMPPPRPEAARTTALDDGAATGDLLRLGQFA; from the coding sequence ATGACTGCCTATTCCGAAAAAGCCGGCCGCTTCGTCGCGCTGCTTCTCATCGCAGGCTCCGGTGTGGTGACGATCGCCAAGGGCATGAGCCTGACCTTCCTTGCAATCCGCCTCCAGCGTGACTTCGGCCTCAACCCTGCCAGCATCGGCGCGTTGATCGGCGTGGGTCCGCTGCTCGGCGCGATCGTCAGCCCCTTCGCCGGCACGCTCTCCGATCGGATTGGCCGAAAAGCCGTGTTGACCGTCGCACTCTTCATGGCCGGACTGGCGCTGGCCGGGCTCGGACTGGCGCAATCGATCGCCGCCTTCGCGCTGGCCCACATCGTCTCCGCCGTTGCCGCCGCCGTTTTTGAACCGGTCGCACGCGCCTTGATGAGCGATGCGGCGCCTGAACATCTGCGCCTCAAGGTTTTCTCCTGGCGTTATCTCGCCATCAATGCCGGCTGGGCGATTGGGCCATTGATCGGCGTATGGGTCGGCGCTGCCTATGTGACGCTTTTCGTCATCGCGGGCGTCATCCACGCAGCCTTCGGTCTCGTGATCTTGCTCACGGTACCCGAGGCGAGCAGCAGGCAGGCTATCGAAGCCGAACGAACGTCAGGGAGTGCCGGTGGCTGGCGCGGACTTGTCGCCGCCTTGCGTGACCGGCGCCTGGTCTTCTTCGTCGTCGGCGGCACGCTGCTTCTCGCCGTTCACGGTCAGTGGTCGGTGACCCTGTCGCAGTATCTCAATACCGGCTTTGAGGACGGCGTCACGCTCTTTGCGCTGCTGGTTTCGACCAACGCGGTAACGGTGCTGGTCGCCAGCACGCCGGCCCGCTTCGTCATCGAACGGATCGGCGCCCTGCACGCGCTGTCGCTTGGCAGCCTGCTGTTCCTGATCGGCGAGATCGGCTTTGCCGCCTCGTCCGGAATGGAAATGCTCGTCGCCTCGATGATCCTTTTCACCATAGGCGAGGTGCTGGTCGTGCCGTCGGAATATGTGCTGGTCGACGGAATTTCCAACGCCGGCAACCGCGGCACCTATTTCGGTGCCCATTCACTCTCGACGTTTGGAAACTTCCTCGGGCCGCTCACCGGCGGCCTTGCGCTTGGCGCCGTCGGCGGCGCCGGCATGTTCCTGCTGTTCGGGGCATTTGCGGCGGCAGGTGCGCTTCTGTTTGCGATCGGCCATTCCATGCCGCCGCCGCGTCCTGAGGCTGCGCGCACCACAGCGCTCGACGATGGCGCCGCCACGGGAGACCTGCTGCGGCTGGGGCAGTTTGCTTGA
- a CDS encoding DUF4239 domain-containing protein has product MIVEMLLGALFVCGTVALTLAAYFLMRLIMGGEAEGHDKELASSVIFRISALHGLILALVFAQEMVEYQQLKYEMATEAGAIADIYYDAARYGEGFKAPIQQAISAYVSQVIDGEWQSLADKGRLSNEAWAFWDKAYQHVLNLVPADKRQESLRSQMLERLHDVSQSRTKRESNVADSIDSIFWFAALSGVIFIALAYYAYPPRRRNLLLLCLFGAYTGIILFLIYAFSNPYQPPAALAPGPLERVQEQINASPATGG; this is encoded by the coding sequence ATGATCGTCGAGATGCTGCTCGGTGCACTCTTCGTGTGTGGCACGGTCGCACTGACGCTTGCTGCGTACTTCCTGATGCGGCTGATCATGGGCGGTGAGGCCGAGGGTCATGACAAGGAGCTGGCCAGTTCGGTCATCTTCCGGATCTCGGCACTGCATGGCCTGATCCTTGCTCTCGTGTTCGCGCAGGAGATGGTCGAGTACCAGCAGCTTAAATACGAAATGGCGACCGAAGCCGGCGCTATCGCCGACATCTACTATGATGCCGCACGCTACGGCGAAGGCTTCAAGGCACCGATCCAGCAGGCGATCTCCGCCTACGTGTCCCAGGTGATCGACGGCGAGTGGCAGTCATTGGCCGACAAGGGCCGTCTTTCAAATGAGGCCTGGGCGTTCTGGGACAAGGCCTACCAGCATGTGCTGAACCTCGTGCCGGCCGACAAGCGTCAGGAGAGCCTGCGCAGCCAGATGCTGGAGCGGCTGCACGACGTTTCGCAGAGCCGAACCAAGCGGGAAAGCAACGTCGCGGACTCGATCGACAGCATCTTCTGGTTCGCGGCACTCTCCGGCGTGATCTTCATCGCGCTCGCCTATTATGCCTATCCGCCGAGACGGCGTAACCTGCTGCTGCTCTGCCTCTTCGGCGCCTATACCGGCATCATCCTGTTCCTGATCTACGCCTTCTCCAATCCGTATCAGCCGCCGGCAGCACTGGCGCCGGGGCCACTCGAACGGGTACAGGAGCAGATCAACGCGTCGCCCGCGACCGGCGGATAA